The Porphyromonas sp. oral taxon 275 DNA window GCACCGTAGGATGCTGAGGACGAGCTCCAGACGCTGGCGCTCCTCCTCGGGGCTCACCTCGGCTGCCCCTGGACGCGAGCTGTAGGCTCCGACATCGGCGATGCTGGCCCCCTCGGCAATGAGCTGCTGGATACGCACATGCAGCGCCTCCTCCCCCCCGACACGGCTCCCCGCGTAGAAGGAGTCGGGAGTCACGTTGATGATCCCCATCACGAGCGGAGTGTCGAGGCTGTAGAGGCGAGAGCCGAGCCTAAGGGTAGTGCGTCGCAGCATGTATCTATAAGGATGCGTTAGGGGTAAATCAATTCGTCCATCGGAAGGTCCCAGTCCTCGCGGGGTAGTCGGTCTACGCGCTCTATGCCGTAGCTGACCCCAATGCGATAGGCACCCGTCCGACTGAGGTAGCGGTCGTAGTAACCCTTGCCGCGGCCGAGGCGATAGCCCTCGCGGTCGAAGGCCAGGGCTGGGATGATGAGTAGCTCCAGCTCCTCGGGGGCTATGGGCTGCGCGCCCTCTAGCTCGGGCTCCTCGAGGCCGAAGTGCCGCGAGCGCTCCAGCTCCATCCCTGGGCTGTAGGGAAGG harbors:
- a CDS encoding 5-formyltetrahydrofolate cyclo-ligase: MESKQELRQRLRAASRLLTAEERERWSVRIVEQLEQHPRWQAARRVGLYRALPDEPDLSPLMARSGKELYLPRVVSDTELVYLPYSPGMELERSRHFGLEEPELEGAQPIAPEELELLIIPALAFDREGYRLGRGKGYYDRYLSRTGAYRIGVSYGIERVDRLPREDWDLPMDELIYP